The following nucleotide sequence is from Roseivirga sp. BDSF3-8.
CCAGCCCATACCCGCGGTGTTTCGTTGAGAGATAGAATGATAGTTCGCTGGTATGGGCAAAAGCTTCCCGTCCTGGTCGCCATGGACTGAAATAGAAGTAACCAACGGGTTTACCGGCTATTTCTATTACAAAGATGTAATAAGGTGGCTCTTGATGAGAATGATACCAATTAGTGAAAGAAGCTGTAGATACAGGCTGCTGGTTTCCTGTAGCGCCCCCTTCTCTTATTATGTTGTTATATATAGTGTTAAGCTCCTGAATATCATCAGTGCAGGCTTTTCTTATAAGGTAATCCGGAATATTTACAACCTTTCCCATATCAGAAGTTTCCGGGAAGTATTTCCATTTTCTGTAGTAGTTTGTATGCTATAAGCTCTCGTTGTTCACTGAAGTAATCGCCGGCACCATACTTTTCTATATTAAGTGCAAAGTAATAGTTACGACCTTCCACGCTGAGTATACCCACATACCAGCCAATGTCATTCCCATCCTGCATGGCACGGCCGGCTTTGGCTCTCATGGTATAGCCTTCTCCAGGACTTTTTACTATCATAAACTCCAGTGCCATATCCATCGCTTTCTTGCTAAAAGGTAGCTCTTTATGGTATAGATCTCTTAAAAATTCTACTTGCTCTAACTGGGTGATGCGTGAGGGGCCTTCCAGCCAAAAGTTATTCACTGTGGAAGAGTCAAACACCATATTGCCATACCTTACATTATCCAGGTAGTTTCTCATTCGCGTAGCTCCCACCCGGGTGGCCATTCTCTGGTAGCAAGGGACACATGACTCCCGAAAGGCGGACATAAAGCTCAGATCCTGGTTCCATGATGCTTTCCAGCGTGACACGCTATCCCACTTTATAACTGACTGAGGCTCTGTTATTACACCTGCATCATGGATGATCATGGTGTGCATGATCTTATAGGTAGATGCCGGCAAAAACCCTTGCAGGCATCGCTCGTAGTTTATGGCTTTGTATTTGTCCTCCTCTTCATCATATACTAAGAATGAGCCTTCTACCTCTTCCTTGCGGAAGACTTCTTCCAGTTCAGGATAAGTAAAAATATCATCCGGATAGGAAGCACAGGTAAAAATAGTGGATGAAATAACAATAGTAGCGATAATATTAACTATAGCTGAATGGCGCATATATCCTACTCGTATTTTAAGGACTTAACAGGGTTTCGTGATGCTGCCAAAAGTACTGAATAACTGATAGAAATTAATATTACACTAAGAGTTATTAGCAAAGCGAGTGTAAAACTGATGGCCGGAATGTTAATCCTGTACACAAACTCTTCGAGCCATTTGGAGGAGAATAAAAAGGATACAGGAAGCGCGAGTATAAAGGCTCCGGCGAGCAGGATTAGAAAATTCTTAACTACGAGCCAAAGTATCTGGGCTTTAGTCGCTCCCAATACTTTTCTGACACCTATTTCTTTTGTCCGCTGCTCTGTAGAAAACGCTGCGAGACTATAAAGCCCAAGGCAGGAAAGCAATATGGATATAACCGTAAAGTAAGTAAGTATATTACTTAACTGCTCTTGTTCCTGGTACTGCTTTTTTAAAATGTCAGACAAATAGAAGTATTCAAAAGGTTTGTCGGGGGCTAACTCATGCCAGACATTTTCCACACGTGCCAGTGTGGCTGCATTGTCTTCACCATTCAGCTCAAAAAGAATATATCGGTAGAAGGGAAGTATTTTACCATAGATAACACCCTCTGTTTTACGATTAAGGGGTTCGAAGTTTATATCATCCACCAGCCCAATTACTCTTTTTTGTTCATAATCTACCCCCCAGTTTACCATTATGGTTTCGCCTACGGGGTTTTCTCCAAGGCCCAGAATGCTGGCAGCTTCCTTGTTTATGATTATAGAAGAGATACTATCCACCATATTTCGGTTACTAAACTGACGGCCTTCTATGACGGGAATATCCATAGTTTCAAGAAAGTCAAAGTCAACGTTTACCAGGGCCATATCCAGGTTTTCTTTTTCCGTAATGGCAGGTGTCTTAACCATTACGATAGGCCTTAGGCCTCCGGGTATGCTGGAAGTGGCAGATATAGTGTTGATATTGGCTTCCTGTTGTAGCTCTGACTTAAAATAGTCCAGCTTTTGTGTGATAGAGTTGGCGAAGTTATTTACTACCACTACATCCGTATGGTCGAAGCCGAGGTCTTTATTAAGCACATAGTTAATCTGCCGGAAGATGACATCATTGTTTACCAGCAGTACCAGTGTTATGAATAGCTGTAGTGTTACCAGTCCATACCTGATCATTTTTGCTCCCCGGCTCACCCCGGTAGCTTTTTCTTTAAGTGACTTCAGCGCATCATACGATGATAAAATAAAGGCAGGGTATGCTCCTGCGGCCAAACCGAATAAAAGAGCAGCAAGTATAACTACGAGTATGAGGGGAAACCGGAAGAAATACATAAAGGACATGGTACGGCCCATAATATCACTAAAGACCGGCACCAGAAAATAAACAGCCACGATAGAAACGAGGGCTGCGGTGAAGGTAAGAATGAGGCTTTCTATCAGAAACTGAATAATCAGGTTTTTCTTTTCAGCACCAAGTGTTTTTCTAACTCCTACTTCTTTGGCACGCTTGATGGCCTGGGCTGTAGCGAGGTTTACATAATTCATACCGGAAAGTACCAGAATAGAGAAGGCACAGATCATGAACAGGTAAACAACCATAGTGCTGCCGTTTGCCTCTAGTTCATTCCGAAGATTAGAATGCAGATGGATTTGCTCAAGCGCAACAGGGTAGGGGTTGAGTAACTGCCTGTTGTTTTCATTTATATATTTCCTGAGGGTGCTGGTAATTCCTTCCTTCAGTTCCTCACCGCTGGTGCCTGGTGAGGCAAGCATATAGGTGTAGAACCCGTCAGTGTCAAGTGAGGTAAGAAAGGTTCCGTTATTATTCTGTTTGTAACTCGAGAGGGCTGTCAGCATATCAAAGTTGATATGACTGTTTGCCGGCACATCTTCTACAATACCAGTAATAAGAAAGGGGCGCTCTCCACGCGGAGATATAAAAATAATAGACTGCCCTACAAGGTCATGGTCCTTATTAAAGTACTTTTTGGCAGCTGACCTAGTCAGTACAATGGTTTCAGGTGCTGACAAGGCTTTTGCCGGGGAGCCTTCTATAAAGTTAAATGTAAATATTCTAAAAACAGAAGGGTCGGCGGCAAGGATGTTTTCTTCGCTAAGTACTTCTTCTCCGCGCTGTACAATGAGCTCAGTGTGGAATCTGTAAAAGCGGCCCGTTTCCTCTACTTTGGTAAGTTCGTCATCCAGTATCTCTGCTATACCCGGAGCTGTGGTAGGGTAATGTATAGCCCCGGTGTTGAGTTTCACCTCATTATTGATACGATAGATCCTGTCAAAATTCTGATTGTACTTGTCGAATAGATTTTCAGAATAGACGAATAGAATGATCAGAAAGAAAGTCGTGAAGCCTGTAATGATCCCTATGAGATTAATAACAGTAAATTTTCCTCTCTTAAGCAAACCCCGGACAGAGGTTTTCATCATGTTTTTAAACATAGCTTAGCAATTATTGCAGGCAAGATGCAAGTAAAATTTATATTGCAAAAGCCTTTCAACTTAAAAAGATGTACTATAATTATATAGTACAATTTGTTTGATTTATACTTAACCTATAAATAATATCACATTCTCTGAAAGAGTTAATGTTAATAAAAAGTTAAAAAATTGTTTGGAGTATTTATTTATTCGAAGGCAATACAGTTACTGAAATTATGTTATAGATTTGAACCAGAATTAGTACTTAATCAACCAGCCATTTCATGCTGAATCTTATTCCCCTTTCGTCTACCCAAAAATATATTTGGGTAGATCAAAATCTGAGCCCTCAATCAGGAAAGTATATTATTGGTGGATATTGTAGAATTAATGGAGTGTTAAACTATTCCATTTTTAAGCAGGCGGTAACTCTTTTTGTTTCTGAACAGGAACTGTTTGGCTTGTGTCTGGTAGATACAGTGAATGGTCCTATGTGGAAGCAAAGCCAGAAAGAGTATGAAGGGGTTGCCTTTATAGATCTTAGTGAGAGAGTAGATGGAGAAAAAGGTTTTTTGGATTATATAAAGAATGATTTTGTAATTCCATTTTCCGTTTCTACTGAAAGTTTATTCAAATTTGAAATTATTAAGCTTGATGAATCACGTTGGATATGGTACGCAAAGGTTCATCACATACTGTCTGATGGGTGGGGTATATCCTTATTATTCCAAAGGGTTTCGGAGTTGTATAATAGTTTAACAAAACTTGATAAACTAAATATTCAGGAAAGAAAATTTTCCAATTTCATATACAATGATATTGAATATCTGAAGTCACAAAGCTATAGCGAGGACAGGGATTACTGGTTGAACAAATATCGGTATAACAGCCAGGTTTTATTCCCCCTGAAGCCGGGTGATAATGAAAACAAAAAAGGGAAAATATTTTCTTTGAATATTTCATCCCATTCATATATTTCATTTAAGAATATTTGTAAAAAGAATAATGTTACCTCTTTTCAGGCTATACTTGGTATTAACTCTCTGCTATTCTGCCAAGGCACAGACAGAGATGGGATTTCTATAGCTGTTCCACTTTTAAACAGGAGTAACAGGTACTTCAAAGAGACGATGGGGCCGTTTATGAATATTCTTCCTGTAAGAATAGAGACGGACCATGCGCTTACCCTTCTGGACCTCATTAAAGGAGTTAAAAAAGAGCTGCTACAAACCTACAGGCATCAAAAATTTCAGCTTGGTCACCTCCTGAAAGAACTTAACCTTCAGTCCGGCTCCAAAGGCATTTATGACCTCAGGGTATCCTTTGAGCAGCACAATTATAACGCCCTTTTCCGCGATTGTGCCTGTGAAATAGTTGCTATGTCTAATGAAGAGGAAGAAGATCCTCTTTCTATCCATATTATGGAATACCAGGATGGGAAAGATGTAGAGGTCAGGTTTGATTACAGGGAAGAATATCTGCAGGAGTGGGAAGTAAAAGCTATCGCAGAAAGGTTCTGTTTGCTTCTGGAGAGTTTTGAAGATAACCTGCTGAAAAAGGTAAACGAAGTTAATCTTTTCCTGCCAGGAGAGAAGGAACTGGTAACCACCACATTCCAGGGAGAAGAAGAAGAGAGGAGCATACATTCTCTGGTTGACCTGTTACAGGATAGCTTTAAGAGATACCCTGACAATGTGGCCATCATTCAGGGTACAGAGGTAATTACTTACCGTGAGCTTGATGAGCGTTCAGGGCTATTTTCTACTAATCTGAATAATAGAAATATTGGTAAGGGTAATCTAGTGGCTTTACATATTCCCCGCAGTGCAGAACTGATAGTTTCTATGATCGGTACCCTGCGTGCAGGAGCCTCTTACATGCCCGTAGACCCATCATACCCTACCTCCAGGGTGGCTTATATGCTGGATGACAGTAGGTGTGATGCGGTAGTTACTAATCAGGATCTGGCTATTGATTCAAGCGCTGCGATAATAAGTTTTGAGGAGTTACAGGATGGATTTCCGGCACAGGCAGATTATGTAACTTTTGAGCCAGAAGACCAAGCATATATCATTTATACTTCAGGCTCTACAGGGAAGCCCAAAGGGGTCTCTGTTAGTCATGCTTCTGTTGCTGATTATGTACTTACCTTTTCAGAGTACTTTAAAGTGTCATCAGAAGATGTAGTGCTTCACCAGGCTTCACCTTCTTTTGATACTTCTATTGAAGAGATGTTTCCTGTGCTGGTAAGCGGTGGCAAAATGATTATTCAGGAGGATGCGAAGGATCTGGAATCCCTGGAGCAGAACCTATATAAGCATAATATAACACTACTCAGTGTCTCTCCAAATGTGGTGAGCTACCTTAATGAAAAGGATAATATCCCCCAAAGCCTCAGGGTCCTGATAAGCGGAGGAGATGTGCTCAAGCCTTCATATGTAGACAGGCTTTATACGAAAACGCACATTTATAACACATATGGTCCCACTGAGAGTACAGTTTGTGCGAGCTATTACCCGGTAGAAACCCTTACAGATCCTCTACCGATAGGTAAACCCATTAAAAACCGGCGTATTTACATTCTTAGCCAGGATAAAGCCCTTGTGCCTGTAGGGGTATACGGAGAGCTGTATCTGGGTGGTAAAGGAATAGCCAGAGAATACCTGAATCGTGTATCCCTTACTGCTGAACGTTTTATAGACGATCCTTTTGAAAATAAGGGCAAACTATATCGCACAGGGGATAAAGGCCGATGGCTGCCTGATGGTACTATAGAATTTGCCGGAAGAACTGATGATCAAATAAAGATTCGCGGATACAGAATAGAACCTGGCGAAGTAGAGGCTGCTCTAAAAAACATTAAAGTCGTACAGGATGGTGTAGTCATGGCCCGTACCTCTCATAGTGGCGGACAGAGCCTTGTTGCCTATTTTATACCAGCTATTCAGAACCAGGTAGATAGTGAAGACCTGAAAGGTGAGATGAAGCAGGTCCTGCCTGCTCACATGGTGCCGGATATTTTTATTCAAATAGAGGCGTTTCCTCTTACGGCACAAGGAAAAACAGATAAAAAGGCCTTGCCGGATCCCTTTACTAACCGACAGGCCTCAGAGAGCGAGGTTCCGGTTACGGAAACAGAAATTGAACTGGCAAATATCTGGAAAGAGCACCTGCAGATAGTAAATATCAGCAGGGAAGATAATTTCTTTGAACTAGGAGGCCACAGTATCCTGGCAAACCAGTTGCTTGCGCTTATCAGGACCCGGTTTTCTATCGAGATTTCACTGAAAAATTTCTTTGAAAACCCCAGACTGCTTCAGCTTGCTGACTTTATTGACAATGCTGAAAAAGGAGAGCTCAGGCTGGAAAAAGCGCCGGAAGGTGCCCGTATTCCGCTTTCCTTTGCACAGGAAAGGCTTTGGTTCCTCTACCAGCTCAACCCTGATAACATGTCGTACAACGTGCCCAGGGTGATCCAGATGAAAGGCCGTGTCAGACATGATATACTGGAGGCTACTTATACCGAGATTGTCAGACGGCATGAAGTTTTAAGGTCTGCCTTTATTACCATAGACGGTGTCCCTTATATGGAAGTCAAAGCTCCTTACCACTTTGACATTCCTGAATTTGACCTGAAATCATTTAGTAAAGAAGAGCAGGATAACTGGATCCATCAGTTTGTTTTAGGTGAAGGTCGAAAGC
It contains:
- a CDS encoding N-acetyltransferase family protein, whose translation is MGKVVNIPDYLIRKACTDDIQELNTIYNNIIREGGATGNQQPVSTASFTNWYHSHQEPPYYIFVIEIAGKPVGYFYFSPWRPGREAFAHTSELSFYLSTKHRGYGLGDIMVKQGITFAADAGLKVLLSIVLEENNRSISLLKKHGFKEGGYFPGVAKIGSKISGQFILYYSLEKDFSI
- a CDS encoding penicillin-binding transpeptidase domain-containing protein; the encoded protein is MRHSAIVNIIATIVISSTIFTCASYPDDIFTYPELEEVFRKEEVEGSFLVYDEEEDKYKAINYERCLQGFLPASTYKIMHTMIIHDAGVITEPQSVIKWDSVSRWKASWNQDLSFMSAFRESCVPCYQRMATRVGATRMRNYLDNVRYGNMVFDSSTVNNFWLEGPSRITQLEQVEFLRDLYHKELPFSKKAMDMALEFMIVKSPGEGYTMRAKAGRAMQDGNDIGWYVGILSVEGRNYYFALNIEKYGAGDYFSEQRELIAYKLLQKMEILPGNF
- a CDS encoding ABC transporter permease codes for the protein MMKTSVRGLLKRGKFTVINLIGIITGFTTFFLIILFVYSENLFDKYNQNFDRIYRINNEVKLNTGAIHYPTTAPGIAEILDDELTKVEETGRFYRFHTELIVQRGEEVLSEENILAADPSVFRIFTFNFIEGSPAKALSAPETIVLTRSAAKKYFNKDHDLVGQSIIFISPRGERPFLITGIVEDVPANSHINFDMLTALSSYKQNNNGTFLTSLDTDGFYTYMLASPGTSGEELKEGITSTLRKYINENNRQLLNPYPVALEQIHLHSNLRNELEANGSTMVVYLFMICAFSILVLSGMNYVNLATAQAIKRAKEVGVRKTLGAEKKNLIIQFLIESLILTFTAALVSIVAVYFLVPVFSDIMGRTMSFMYFFRFPLILVVILAALLFGLAAGAYPAFILSSYDALKSLKEKATGVSRGAKMIRYGLVTLQLFITLVLLVNNDVIFRQINYVLNKDLGFDHTDVVVVNNFANSITQKLDYFKSELQQEANINTISATSSIPGGLRPIVMVKTPAITEKENLDMALVNVDFDFLETMDIPVIEGRQFSNRNMVDSISSIIINKEAASILGLGENPVGETIMVNWGVDYEQKRVIGLVDDINFEPLNRKTEGVIYGKILPFYRYILFELNGEDNAATLARVENVWHELAPDKPFEYFYLSDILKKQYQEQEQLSNILTYFTVISILLSCLGLYSLAAFSTEQRTKEIGVRKVLGATKAQILWLVVKNFLILLAGAFILALPVSFLFSSKWLEEFVYRINIPAISFTLALLITLSVILISISYSVLLAASRNPVKSLKYE